One genomic window of Quercus lobata isolate SW786 chromosome 9, ValleyOak3.0 Primary Assembly, whole genome shotgun sequence includes the following:
- the LOC115960892 gene encoding F-box/kelch-repeat protein At3g23880-like codes for MSQMKEERGAILQRRTKHDDDLPDEIVLDILSKLPVKSLLRFRCVCKPWNSSIANPNFIINHHHHHGYVIHIPRYIPVLLPSSLPGSSHSSDQVCTLACDRTFETISEFRVPFTFQSGFPHFVGSCNGMLCFTSSRSWSNVVYLWNPSIRRFKRLPNSQLFIMSLGIGFDSQNNDFKVVGIPRTFAKPKPPPEVEMYSLSSDSWKRVELGISWRPNVVSHKFNCVLRFPFVCGHLHWMIEMIEEGGGQEKHDTSMILSFDVNSEKFKELPLPDDEGICITKCVTSYKGKLALIKFGNGTQPHVTRCSIWVMREYGVIDSWNKLCVLSIENLTDLIGFTRDGLLIRKSSRPVSTNSELESKDKSVLIDLETLHEKEISTHAKYGFDEATYMESLALLDGTNVISY; via the coding sequence ATGTCCCAAATGAAAGAAGAACGAGGAGCGATCCTGCAACGTAGGACGAAGCACGATGATGATCTCCCAGACGAAATCGTGTTGGACATTTTATCAAAGCTACCTGTGAAATCTCTCCTAAGATTCAGGTGCGTTTGCAAACCCTGGAACTCTTCCATAGCCAACCCCAATTTCATCATcaatcatcatcaccatcacgGTTATGTCATACACATTCCTAGGTATATTCCCGTACTCCTACCTTCTTCTTTACCTGGTTCTTCGCATTCTAGCGATCAAGTCTGTACTCTCGCTTGCGACCGCACCTTTGAAACCATATCCGAGTTTAGAGTTCCCTTCACTTTTCAATCTGGGTTTCCCCATTTTGTGGGTTCATGTAATGGCATGTTGTGTTTCACTAGTTCTAGATCATGGTCTAATGTTGTTTACTTGTGGAACCCCAGTATTAGAAGATTTAAGAGGCTGCCCAATAGCCAGTTATTTATTATGTCACTCGGAATTGGGTTTGATTCCCAGAATAATGATTTCAAGGTTGTCGGGATTCCACGGACTTTTGCCAAGCCTAAGCCTCCCCCTGAGGTTGAGATGTACTCATTAAGTTCGGATTCATGGAAAAGAGTTGAACTTGGAATCTCCTGGAGACCCAATGTTGTGTCCCACAAATTTAATTGTGTTTTGAGATTCCCATTTGTGTGTGGACATTTACATTGGATgatagaaatgatagaagaaggAGGTGGGCAAGAGAAGCATGATACTTCTAtgattttgtcatttgatgTCAATAGTGAGAAATTCAAAGAGCTACCACTTCCTGATGATGAAGGAATTTGTATTACAAAATGTGTTACATCATACAAGGGGAAATTGGCTTTGATTAAATTTGGAAATGGTACCCAACCACATGTTACACGATGCTCCATTTGGGTGATGAGGGAGTATGGTGTGATTGATTCCTGGAATAAACTTTGTGTTctatcaattgaaaatctaactgaTTTAATTGGTTTCACCAGGGATGGTTTACTTATTCGAAAAAGCTCCAGGCCGGTATCCACCAACAGTGAATTAGAGAGCAAAGATAAGTCTGTTTTAATTGACCTCGAAACTCTACATGAGAAGGAGATTAGCACTCATGCTAAATATGGTTTTGATGAAGCTACTTACATGGAGAGCCTTGCTTTACTAGATGGAACAAATGTGATATCTTACTAA